In Labeo rohita strain BAU-BD-2019 chromosome 16, IGBB_LRoh.1.0, whole genome shotgun sequence, one DNA window encodes the following:
- the efhb gene encoding LOW QUALITY PROTEIN: EF-hand domain-containing family member B (The sequence of the model RefSeq protein was modified relative to this genomic sequence to represent the inferred CDS: deleted 1 base in 1 codon), translated as MSLIERNSSVWRRRDPFPNVRAAGKLIPVGDRAKTCLQEITAGTVTPPVVRKFVHSARPPVGTVRVFHGKANDPDIASTLVHGVNTKSSINAGSVINPSPKTRFQERLRHLQEINYATSQKAPLGRSRVQGLPSWLDPEGTTFGVATLQLSNGGEIINPPKTAHQVKKEAVEGHQLYVRSHGSYFVGERVDRKYNWGHCGRESRFGVPTPHYNDGRTISRSLQWPCDSLMHNSAKLVSKRCDDFREKTQPQTGKVHDPIAETLNVPSDHTFGVLMKPDSFGAGDLLHQTPPGDYLKGKDRQRALISAVRQHLKKSNYQNFSSLLEAFRYYDKKGQGKIDKEDLKEVCHQFNMIVSEPVLDDLMEYCDVDKDGLIDFMEFSNFLNWKDKMPITRVEQKILTGERMAWTAPANMQRTDLQKSNAVKPLIRPEDLEPVELGYTRKTPKTLSRPRTVQNNFITSSSVISAVVGGLSSADDRTYGVPTVRSDLPAPRIKRVSDRTNYGDEATAHDLLNPPLHSLHGVHEREFFSPRTKDEIAQIFQKVGLDVGEETFEEAWKLASLRHPAGDVCVESFRHVLHELRAN; from the exons actGTAACTCCACCTGTGGTGAGAAAGTTTGTCCATTCTGCTCGGCCACCCGTTGGGACAGTTCGGGTCTTCCATGGAAAAGCAAATGATCCTGATATTGCCAGCACACTAGTGCATGGTGTGAACACTAAATCATCCATTAAT GCTGGATCAGTGATCAATCCCTCACCAAAAACCCGCTTCCAAGAGAGGCTGCGTCATCTTCAAGAAATCAATTATGCAACCAGTCAGAAAGCTCCTCTTGGGAGGTCACGAGTTCAAGGTCTACCAAGCTGGCTTGACCCTGAGGGAACTACTTTTGGTGTCGCAACGCTCCAGT TATCTAATGGTGGTGAGATCATCAATCCACCCAAAACCGCACATCAAGTGAAGAAGGAAGCGGTCGAGGGACATCAGCTCTACGTTCGCTCACACGGATCCTACTTTGTAG GGGAGCGTGTGGACAGGAAGTACAATTGGGGTCACTGTGGGAGAGAAAGTAGGTTTGGTGTCCCTACGCCTCATTACAATGATGGGAGAACCATCTCCAGATCTTTGCAATGGCCCTGTGACTCACTAAT GCACAACAGCGCAAAATTAGTCTCGAAACGCTGCGATGACTTCAGAGAGAAGACTCAACCGCAAACAGGCAAAGTTCATGATCC AATTGCAGAGACATTAAACGTTCCCAGTGATCACACATTCGGAGTCTTGATGAAACCTGACAGCTTTG GTGCAGGTGACCTCCTGCATCAAACTCCACCTGGCGATTACCTGAAAGGCAAAGACAGACAGCGAGCGCTGATCAGCGCTGTTCGCCAGCACCTCAAGAAGTCCAACTACCAGAACTTCAGCTCATTACTAGAAGCATTCAGATACTACGACAAG AAGGGTCAAGGGAAAATCGATAAGGAGGATCTGAAGGAAGTTTGCCACCAGTTTAACATGATTGTCAGTGAGCCGGTGCTTGATGATCTCATGGAATACTGTGATGTTGATAAAGACGGACTGATCGACTTCATGGAGTTTTCCAATTTTCTCAATTGGAAAGACAAAATGCCGATCACCAGGGTGGAGCAGAAAATTCTCACAGGAG AACGCATGGCTTGGACGGCCCCAGCTAACATGCAGCGCACAGACCTCCAGAAATCCAACGCCGTGAAGCCTTTAATTAGACCTGAAGATCTGGAACCTGTTGAGTTGGGATACACCAGGAAGACTCCAAAAACCCTGTCAAGGCCAAGAACAGTGCAAAACAACTTCATCACCTCATCTTCTGTCATCAGTGCTGTCGTGGGTGGACTTTCCTCTGCTG ATGATCGCACATACGGAGTACCAACAGTACGGAGCGATCTACCTGCTCCTCGTATCAAACGTGTCAGCGACAGGACAAACTACGGAGACGAAGCAACAGCACATGATCTACTGAAC CCCCCTCTGCATTCCCTCCACGGAGTCCATGAAAGAGAGTTTTTCAGTCCTCGCACTAAAGATGAG ATTGCACAGATATTCCAAAAAGTGGGTCTTGATGTTGGTGAGGAGACATTTGAGGAGGCCTGGAAGTTGGCGTCCTTAAGACATCCTGCTGGTGACGTATGTGTGGAAAGCTTTCGACATGTTCTTCATGAACTACGGGCAAATTAA
- the si:dkey-82o10.4 gene encoding m-AAA protease-interacting protein 1, mitochondrial, translating into MQRFMCLAARRELVFLACPWKRNIVLVKQDTHCQPWWHQRLRPYASCATSPERPWHHLRRPSAPSAGQQCRLYSKDADRDTKDTEHPGIKVVGTPDPIMWVRNRFILFLTELYFGLTFSVEFDNGVKQAAVHVSAMLSKGKFDELRSVMSREAVDTVRKQCKTLSEAQKRHLAISLDDIIFLLPEDVSVFFDLSGRKFLYITMRLWYLSSADVPEDPESTRIFKMDLTDEDDPQKKIITAVYEFYRELTTGADQEWTVTRIWHWKQLE; encoded by the exons ATGCAGCGATTCATGTGTTTGGCTGCACGTCGGGAACTCGTTTTCTTGGCTTGTCCATGGAAGAGGAATATTGTGTTAGTTAAACAAGACACCCACTGCCAGCCATGGTGGCATCAGCGCTTGCGCCCTTATGCCAGCTGCGCGACCTCTCCAGAGCGCCCATGGCATCACCTGCGCAGACCGTCTGCGCCGTCTGCTGGTCAGCAGTGCAGACTTTATAGTAAAGATGCGGACAGGGACACTAAGGACACTGAGCATCCTGGCATTAAGGTGGTGGGCACCCCGGATCCCATCATGTGGGTCAGGAATAGGTTCATCTTGTTTTTAACTGAACTGTATTTTGGCTTGACGTTCAGTGTGGAGTTTGACAATGGTGTGAAACAG GCAGCGGTCCATGTGTCTGCTATGCTCTCCAAAGGCAAGTTTGATGAGCTGAGGAGTGTGATGTCGAGAGAG GCTGTCGACACTGTCAGAAAGCAGTGTAAAACTCTGTCAGAGGCCCAGAAAAGACATCTTGCAATTTCCCTCGATGACATTATATTTCTGTTACCAGAGGATGTGTCCGTATTCTTTGACCTGAGCG GCAGAAAGTTTCTTTACATCACGATGAGGCTTTGGTATCTGTCCAGCGCAGATGTACCTGAGGACCCCGAGAGCACCCGTATCTTCAAGATGGATTTAACTGACGAAGATGATCCTCAAAAGAAGATCATCACAGCTGTGTATGA GTTTTATCGTGAGTTGACTACTGGAGCTGATCAAGAGTGGACGGTGACGCGGATATGGCACTGGAAACAACTGGAGTAA